AGAGGAGAACGGATTGACCAAAACCCCAGAAGCGTTGAGATAGTGTTAACTTGCGGACAGCGCTCCCTTCCCTTGACAGGAACACTGTCCGCTGCTAAGGTTAAGTCCAAAAAACCTTGGGGGAAAGAGCATGAAAATCCCAAAGGTGATGTCCACCCAGCACCCGGATAATGCTTCGCTTCCCTTTTTCGCCGAGACTCCCGACATGTCCGGCGAAGACGAAATTCTCGAGGCGTACTATGCCTTTTCTCATCTCGGCTGCGATGAGCAGATGTGGGACAGCGAAGGGAAAGAGGTTGACGACTTTGTAGTAAAAAAGCTCCTCACAAAGTATCCCCACTTCTTCCGCAAGAAGCGGCTGGGCGAGGAAATCTTTTTGACCCTGCGCCTTCCCAACCCTTCCGTTGAGAAAGAAGAGGCCAAAATCCTCGTCGAGACCCTTGAGAGCATTCCCCGTTCCATGGATGCAGTGCGGCTTTTTGACGGCGAGAACTCGCCACCTCCGATATTCGAAGTCATTCTCCCCATGACCACCTCCGCGGAAGAGCTTAACCGGGTGTACTACCTCTACAGGAACTTCATCTGGGGCAAGCAGTACCAGCCTATTTACCCTGGGTCCATTACCGTTGCCGAGTGGGTGGGAGAGTTCTTGCCCGAGAAAATCAACGTCATTCCCCTTTTTGAGGACATTCCCACGATGCTCCGAGCTGACGAAATCGTAAAGGAGTACCTGAAGGATAAAGAAGAAAACTACCTTCGGGTTTTTCTGGCTCGCTCCGATCCCGCCCTGAACTATGGGATGGTCGCCGCAATTTTAGCCAACAAAATTGCCCTGAAGAGGCTCGAGAGGCTCTCCTATCAGTTAGAAAAGGACATTTACCCTATCCTTGGTGCTGGGTCCCCTCCCTTCAGGGGCAATCTCTCGCCTTCCACGGTTGAAT
The window above is part of the Candidatus Caldatribacterium sp. genome. Proteins encoded here:
- a CDS encoding phosphoenolpyruvate carboxylase; this encodes MKIPKVMSTQHPDNASLPFFAETPDMSGEDEILEAYYAFSHLGCDEQMWDSEGKEVDDFVVKKLLTKYPHFFRKKRLGEEIFLTLRLPNPSVEKEEAKILVETLESIPRSMDAVRLFDGENSPPPIFEVILPMTTSAEELNRVYYLYRNFIWGKQYQPIYPGSITVAEWVGEFLPEKINVIPLFEDIPTMLRADEIVKEYLKDKEENYLRVFLARSDPALNYGMVAAILANKIALKRLERLSYQLEKDIYPILGAGSPPFRGNLSPSTVECVLSEYPSVETFTAQSAFKYDNPAEEVISAIKRIKAFVRHPLEDFEEEFALEVIRKTSSEYQKTVEELAEVVNLLSRYVPRRRMRKLHIGLFGYSRRLGRVSLPRAIGFCAACYSMGLPPEVLGLGALSSEELGALQGIYRNLRLDLSLALRYFNPKVFEILPQEVRESILKALDLANTLSLEVEEDPAHKEVTTRVIRALRNQNYTVLPELVVEGGLLRRFLG